From a single Streptomyces sp. NBC_00237 genomic region:
- a CDS encoding VWA domain-containing protein, whose translation MTGTTDARSGPALEPAAYDSRRQVQYWRLLSRLFDAEEQPNLESASLAVVEDLGLPTALLDPRASVDTLVQRNPELAAEFDGLMVPEEGGDEEAERDRAAEVRRAALVSKVLLNVFAPTSGNVSAGELANWQSDAGWLERALGCRPGELRGGRSGGGSGLPGGGGRGLSRTSGGGGGRLPDFGRLIPGIGPELGDIEAELVSRMRLREVLADPVLAAQLNPSMSLVEQLLRDKNNLSGVALANAKKLIRRFVDEVAEVLRTQVEKSTVGALDRSVPPKRVYRNLDLDRTIWKNLTNWSPEEERLYVDRLFYKQTARKTTPQRLVVVVDQSGSMVDSMVNCTILASIFAGLPKVDVHLIAYDTRAIDLTPWVHDPFEALLRTNLGGGNDGPVAMAMARPKITDPKDTVMVWISDFYEFDRSQPLFEGIEAVHRSGVKFIPVGSVTSSGRQEVNPWFRERFKALGTPVLSGHIRKLVQELKNFLG comes from the coding sequence ATGACCGGAACCACTGACGCCCGGAGCGGCCCCGCCCTCGAACCCGCCGCGTACGACAGCCGCAGGCAGGTCCAGTACTGGCGGCTCCTCTCCCGGCTCTTCGACGCCGAGGAGCAGCCGAACCTGGAGTCGGCGAGCCTCGCCGTCGTCGAGGACCTCGGCCTGCCCACCGCACTGCTCGACCCCCGCGCCTCCGTCGACACCCTCGTCCAGCGCAACCCCGAACTGGCCGCCGAATTCGACGGGCTGATGGTCCCCGAGGAAGGTGGCGACGAGGAGGCGGAGCGCGACCGGGCCGCCGAGGTGCGGCGGGCGGCGCTCGTCTCCAAGGTGCTGCTGAACGTCTTCGCCCCCACGTCCGGCAACGTCTCCGCCGGAGAACTGGCGAACTGGCAGTCCGACGCGGGCTGGCTGGAGCGCGCTCTCGGCTGCCGCCCCGGCGAACTGCGCGGCGGCCGGTCCGGCGGCGGGTCGGGCCTCCCCGGTGGCGGAGGCCGTGGCCTGAGTCGTACCAGCGGGGGAGGCGGCGGTCGACTGCCCGATTTCGGTCGGCTCATCCCCGGGATCGGGCCCGAACTCGGGGACATCGAAGCCGAACTGGTCTCGCGCATGCGTCTGCGCGAAGTCCTCGCCGATCCCGTGCTCGCCGCGCAGCTGAACCCGAGCATGTCGCTCGTCGAGCAACTGCTGCGCGACAAGAACAACCTCTCCGGCGTCGCCCTGGCCAACGCCAAGAAGCTCATCCGGCGGTTCGTCGACGAGGTCGCTGAAGTGCTCCGCACCCAGGTGGAGAAGTCCACCGTCGGCGCGCTCGACCGGTCCGTCCCGCCCAAGCGGGTCTACCGCAACCTCGACCTCGACCGCACCATCTGGAAGAACCTCACCAACTGGAGCCCCGAGGAGGAACGGCTCTACGTCGACCGCCTCTTCTACAAGCAGACCGCCCGCAAGACGACACCGCAACGCCTCGTGGTGGTCGTCGACCAGTCCGGCTCGATGGTCGACTCGATGGTCAACTGCACCATCCTGGCGTCCATCTTCGCCGGACTGCCCAAGGTGGACGTCCACCTGATCGCGTACGACACCCGGGCCATCGACCTCACCCCCTGGGTGCACGACCCCTTCGAGGCGCTGCTGCGCACCAACCTCGGCGGCGGGAACGACGGACCCGTCGCCATGGCGATGGCCCGCCCGAAGATCACCGACCCCAAGGACACCGTGATGGTGTGGATCTCGGACTTCTACGAGTTCGACCGGTCCCAGCCCCTGTTCGAGGGCATCGAGGCCGTCCACCGCTCGGGAGTGAAGTTCATCCCGGTCGGATCGGTCACCAGCTCGGGCCGCCAGGAGGTCAACCCCTGGTTCCGCGAGCGCTTCAAGGCGCTCGGCACGCCGGTCCTCTCCGGCCACATACGCAAGCTCGTCCAGGAACTGAAGAACTTCCTGGGCTGA
- a CDS encoding AAA family ATPase, with protein MSDLLRAPAEIKYAEELDWLESVDDGHKPFSWRLSPKLVRLFVLGSERADGLDREISQKWFGERSIVERAIVTLASDRGLLLIGDPGTGKSWLAELLAAAISRNSTLVVQGTAGTTEDHIKYAWNVSMVIAKGQSRESMIPSPIMTAMESGRIGRFEELTRSTSDVQDALISILSEKYISVPELDSDSDDSIVFAQPGFSVIATANSRDRGVNDLSSALKRRFNFVRIPVVTNKKSEADIVRFRTEELLRRHQIELDVPPTLLDVLLQSFADLRASAAAAGSDDEKLESALSTAEQIGVLEDSILHSNFFGDRTLTARTLASSLVGSLARREPEDLAILNKYLHGVVEPRSKQEGGSWPEFLEGGRDAIATLS; from the coding sequence ATGTCCGACCTGCTGCGCGCCCCCGCCGAGATCAAGTACGCCGAGGAACTGGACTGGCTGGAGTCCGTCGACGACGGTCACAAGCCGTTCTCCTGGCGGCTGTCGCCCAAGCTGGTCCGGCTGTTCGTACTGGGCTCCGAGCGGGCCGACGGACTGGACCGGGAGATATCCCAGAAGTGGTTCGGCGAGCGTTCCATCGTGGAGCGCGCCATCGTCACCCTCGCCTCGGACCGGGGTCTGCTCCTCATCGGGGACCCGGGCACCGGAAAGAGCTGGCTCGCCGAACTGCTGGCCGCCGCGATCAGCCGCAACTCCACCCTCGTGGTGCAGGGCACGGCCGGGACCACCGAGGACCACATCAAGTACGCGTGGAACGTGTCGATGGTCATCGCCAAGGGACAGTCCCGGGAGTCGATGATCCCCTCGCCGATCATGACTGCGATGGAGTCCGGCCGCATCGGCCGCTTCGAGGAACTCACCCGCTCCACCAGCGACGTCCAGGACGCGCTGATCTCCATCCTCTCCGAGAAGTACATCTCGGTCCCCGAACTCGACAGCGACAGCGACGACAGCATCGTCTTCGCCCAGCCCGGCTTCTCCGTCATCGCCACCGCCAACAGCCGTGACCGGGGCGTCAACGACCTGTCCTCCGCCCTCAAACGCCGCTTCAACTTCGTCCGCATCCCCGTCGTGACGAACAAGAAGAGCGAGGCCGACATCGTCCGCTTCCGCACCGAGGAACTGCTGCGCCGCCACCAGATCGAACTCGACGTGCCGCCCACCCTCCTGGACGTACTCCTCCAGAGCTTCGCCGACCTGCGCGCCTCCGCTGCGGCAGCGGGCAGCGACGACGAGAAACTGGAGTCGGCCCTGTCCACCGCCGAACAGATCGGCGTCCTGGAGGACTCCATCCTGCACAGCAACTTCTTCGGCGACCGCACCCTCACCGCCCGCACCCTCGCCTCCTCCCTCGTCGGCTCCCTCGCCCGGCGCGAGCCGGAGGACCTGGCGATCCTCAACAAGTACCTGCACGGCGTCGTCGAGCCGCGCAGCAAGCAGGAGGGCGGCTCCTGGCCGGAGTTCCTCGAAGGCGGCCGCGACGCGATCGCGACCCTGTCGTGA
- a CDS encoding beta-ketoacyl-ACP synthase 3, translating into MRPKEGATAVVEGLAGWVPPRTVPNDALPSAWEVDDAWVRRRTGIAERHWADPGTSTGDLALRAAVRALDAAGNPRIDAVVLATSTPDRPMPAMAPELAARLGLGPVAAWDVSAACSGFVYALATATGVLACGIAERVLLVATEVYSTLIAPDDRSAGVVFADGAGAVILGRGERGESGSVLGFDLGSDGTGHGLIEVAGGGALERSEPERFGPGDRHFRMDGREVFQHAVLRMTASSRAVLDNVGWRTEDVDHFVGHQANARILGAVGDRLGVPAERRISNIARVGNTGAASIPLALADAAARDELRPGARVLLTSFGAGLTWGSAALVWPDLAGVARVSGV; encoded by the coding sequence ATGCGGCCGAAGGAGGGCGCGACGGCGGTCGTCGAAGGACTCGCGGGCTGGGTCCCGCCCCGCACGGTGCCCAACGACGCGCTGCCGTCCGCCTGGGAGGTCGACGACGCCTGGGTACGGCGGCGCACCGGCATCGCCGAACGGCACTGGGCCGACCCGGGCACCTCCACCGGCGACCTCGCCCTCCGGGCCGCCGTACGCGCACTGGACGCCGCCGGGAACCCCCGTATCGACGCGGTCGTCCTGGCGACCTCCACCCCCGACCGGCCGATGCCCGCGATGGCCCCGGAACTCGCCGCCCGCCTCGGCCTCGGCCCTGTCGCCGCCTGGGACGTCTCCGCCGCGTGCAGCGGATTCGTGTACGCCCTGGCCACCGCGACCGGAGTACTCGCCTGCGGAATCGCCGAACGGGTTCTGCTCGTCGCGACGGAGGTCTACTCGACGCTGATCGCACCGGACGACCGCAGCGCCGGAGTCGTGTTCGCCGACGGCGCAGGGGCCGTGATCCTGGGACGCGGCGAACGCGGAGAGTCCGGCAGCGTCCTGGGCTTCGACCTCGGCAGCGACGGCACCGGGCACGGCCTCATCGAGGTCGCCGGAGGCGGCGCGCTGGAACGCTCCGAGCCCGAGCGCTTCGGCCCCGGCGACCGGCACTTCCGGATGGACGGACGCGAGGTCTTCCAGCACGCGGTCCTGCGGATGACCGCTTCCTCGCGGGCCGTGCTCGACAACGTCGGCTGGCGGACGGAGGACGTCGACCACTTCGTCGGACACCAGGCCAACGCCCGCATCCTCGGCGCCGTCGGCGACCGCCTGGGCGTCCCCGCCGAACGGCGGATCTCGAACATCGCCCGCGTCGGCAACACCGGAGCCGCCTCCATCCCCCTCGCCCTCGCCGACGCGGCGGCCCGCGACGAACTCCGCCCGGGAGCACGGGTACTGCTCACCTCGTTCGGCGCCGGACTGACCTGGGGCTCGGCCGCCCTGGTGTGGCCGGACCTGGCCGGGGTGGCACGGGTGTCGGGCGTCTGA
- a CDS encoding AMP-binding protein translates to MTATVSFEGSETAPHELESRARKLAGGLYALGLRAGDVVAVLLRNDAAYVDVMLACRLGGFHFCPLNWHFTPTELAYIIEDCGAEAVLGNTDLLAAARDALPEGLTVLAVGDRPAEPFLAYEPWLAQQADYEGPLVSPGGHMAYTSGTTGRPKGVVRAPVPVEEIDDFRNRTLTVLGQVYGLRPGCRALMTAPLYHSAPSMFAQYAALAADLFVIAPRFDAEQTLALVERHRIDALYCVPTMYVRLLKLPREVRERYDLSSLRFVGSTGAPCAPEVKKALIDWLGPIVHETYASSETGYITVIDSVEALERPGSVGRPLGDAQIRVVDENGKDCAPGEVGVLYVRQPAHTDFTYQGRPEAREEAGLDGLVSVGDMGYLDDDGYLYICDRAVDMVISGGVNIYPAEIEAALLGRPGVLDCAVFGIPDPEFGERLHALVQPEPDTALDPDHLRESLRTTLAGFKVPRTLDLVSDLPRDPNGKIAKHRIRAAYAAENAQAATPPAGGSVRTP, encoded by the coding sequence ATGACCGCCACCGTCAGCTTCGAGGGCAGCGAGACCGCGCCCCATGAACTTGAGTCCAGGGCAAGGAAGTTGGCGGGCGGACTCTACGCGCTCGGACTGCGCGCGGGCGACGTCGTCGCGGTGCTGCTGCGCAACGACGCCGCGTACGTCGACGTCATGCTCGCCTGCCGCCTCGGCGGCTTCCACTTCTGCCCCCTGAACTGGCACTTCACCCCCACCGAACTCGCCTACATCATCGAGGACTGCGGCGCCGAAGCCGTCCTCGGCAACACGGACCTGCTGGCTGCGGCACGCGACGCGCTTCCCGAGGGCCTCACCGTCCTCGCGGTAGGAGACCGCCCTGCGGAGCCGTTCCTCGCCTACGAGCCTTGGCTCGCCCAACAGGCCGACTACGAAGGGCCGTTGGTGTCCCCCGGCGGTCACATGGCCTACACCTCCGGCACCACGGGACGCCCCAAGGGCGTCGTCCGCGCTCCCGTGCCCGTCGAGGAGATAGACGACTTCCGCAACCGCACCCTCACCGTCCTCGGGCAGGTCTACGGACTACGGCCCGGATGCCGCGCCCTGATGACGGCCCCGCTCTACCACAGCGCCCCGAGCATGTTCGCCCAGTACGCTGCCCTCGCCGCCGACCTGTTCGTCATCGCCCCGCGCTTCGACGCCGAGCAGACCCTCGCCCTGGTCGAACGCCACCGCATCGACGCTCTCTACTGCGTACCGACCATGTACGTAAGGCTGTTGAAGCTTCCGCGCGAGGTGCGCGAGCGGTACGACCTCTCCTCGCTGCGCTTCGTCGGCTCCACCGGAGCGCCCTGCGCACCGGAGGTGAAGAAGGCCCTCATCGACTGGCTCGGCCCGATCGTGCACGAGACGTACGCCTCCAGTGAGACCGGGTACATCACCGTCATCGACTCCGTCGAGGCCCTGGAGCGGCCCGGCAGCGTCGGCCGACCGCTGGGCGACGCGCAGATCCGGGTCGTCGACGAGAACGGCAAGGACTGCGCACCCGGTGAGGTCGGTGTCCTGTACGTACGCCAGCCCGCGCACACGGACTTCACCTACCAGGGCCGTCCGGAGGCCCGCGAGGAGGCGGGCCTCGACGGGCTCGTCTCGGTCGGCGACATGGGCTACCTCGACGACGACGGCTACCTCTACATCTGCGACCGCGCCGTCGACATGGTCATCTCCGGCGGGGTCAACATCTACCCGGCCGAGATCGAGGCCGCTCTGCTGGGCCGTCCCGGCGTCCTGGACTGCGCGGTCTTCGGCATACCCGACCCCGAGTTCGGCGAACGCCTCCACGCCCTCGTCCAACCGGAACCGGACACCGCACTCGACCCCGACCATCTGCGCGAGTCCCTGCGCACCACCCTCGCGGGCTTCAAGGTCCCCCGCACCCTCGACCTCGTCTCCGATCTGCCGCGCGACCCCAACGGCAAGATCGCCAAGCACCGCATCCGGGCCGCGTACGCAGCCGAGAACGCGCAGGCGGCGACGCCTCCTGCCGGGGGCTCCGTCCGCACTCCCTGA